The Thermocrinis ruber genomic sequence AGCTCCACTTCTAACTATTAAACAATCTCCTATATTTAATCTGTAGTCATCTGGCGCTTTATTTTCCTCAATTTTTAATATTTCACCATCAATCCAAAAATATAATAGATTAAGAGCACGGATGAAATTTATTCCTACCTCTTTGTATTCAGGTTCTACATAAAGACCATATCGTACATCATTTGTTATTTTTCGTAAGGGCACAGCGTTAGGTAGGCTCTTAATCCACAAATACTCTGGCTTATAATACTCCGCATCAAGTCTTTTTGCTCCTTCAAGTTCCGATAACTTCACAATGCTAAATACTGCCATCTTTTTCTCTCCAAAAGTCAAAATGATTATCTCCTTTTGCTAACTGTTCTTTGGCAAATTTAATGAATGCCTCCGCTATTTCATCTAAATCATGGTCAATAACAGGGTGTCCGTGCTCATCCAAAACAAAAGAACCGTCAGGATTTTTCTTGTATCTATACTCTCCGCTTTCATCCTTTATTGGCTTTTCATTAACAGCAAAGAATATAGGGTAGTCCAGTTCTTTCATTACTTTTCCGTCAAGCCAGTATTTTTTGAAAGCTTCTGTAATCCTTTCATCATTTAAAACTAAACTTATTTGTCCTGCTAAAGTTCTTTGAGAGATCTCTTTTATAAGCTTGTCTATCTTTTTTTGTAATGCTTTAATTTCCTTTTTCAGTTCTGCCTTCCTTCCTGCCTTTGCGCTTCGTAGTTCCTCCTCTTTTTCTCTCAACACTTCTTCTAATTCGGATTTCTCCTGAATTAAGACTGCAAGGGGTTTCTTTCCTCTGTTTTTTTCTTCTGTAGCGTCTGTTTCTTCAACCTCGGTTTCTTCTGTAGGCAATTCCCCGATTTCTTCTCTATTTTCAAAATAGGTTTCCAGAAAAGATCTTAATTCTTCTGGTATTTCTTCTTCATCTACCGGACTATCCCAGCTTAAATTTTGATATTTTTCTTTCAGGTTTTCCAAGAATTCTTCCCATTCGCCTTCATATTTAAGCCTTATTTGTTGAATTTTTTGTTTTTCTTCTTCGGTATATTTACGCAAGAACAAAACGCTTGTTTTTGTTCCTGTGTGAGGTTTGAAAGTGTTGACGTGCAAGCCTACGACTGCTAAAATTCGTGCCTCCTCAATAATAAATCTACGGATATATTCAGCGCTTGTATTATTCAACAATCCCTGAGGCAAAACAATAGCCATTCTTCCGCCGGGTTTTAGAAATTGTAAAGAACGCTCCAAGAAAAGAATATGCCTACCAATTTTATCTACCAATTTGCCATTTTTCTCTGCGAGTTTGTAAAGTCTTAGTATATCTCTTTCTTTTACCGTGCCTGCAAAGGGTGGGTTTGTCATCAAGACATCAAAATCAAAGAATAAAAATTTCTCTTGATTTTCTCTATCTTTTACGGAATCACTAGGGAACCTTAGGAGCCTACCTCTTAGACCAGATTTTGTTTCATCACTCCATGTGTGAGGTGCTAACGAATTGTCTTTGTAAACATGCGATTTACCATCTCCAACTATTAGGTTAATTGCCTTAGCTATTTTTACTGCTTTTTCGTTAAAATCAATTCCATAAATTTTATTTTGGGCAAAATTCCTTGCATTTTCAGGCAAAGGTTTTCCGCTAATTATTCCCCCAGCAACCCACATCACAGCATGTAAAAGGAACCCCCCAGAGCCACAAGCAGGATCAATAACGAACTCATTGGCTTTAGGATTGAGCATTTTAACAACCATATCTATTACGGGACGGGGAGTAAAAAACTGTCCCTCTTTCTTCTTGGAAACCTGAGGTATTAAATACTCAAAGGCCTCATCAATAATTTGTAAATTGGAATTAAATAGCTTTATCTTTTCTAAGAAAGAAACGCAGACTTTCAAATGATTGTCTCTCAATTTAATTCTATCTGTAGGTTCAAAAATCCCAGGCCATTCTCTCTTTGCTCCTTCTAATAAATTTGTTATCGCCCTTTTTACTTCTGCTGGACTTCTATCTCCAACAAAAAATTCCAATTTATACGAGGGGTCATTAAGCCCTGTCCATTCGTCATAAAGCTTAGCGTAAATCAGTTTGAATACTTCTTCAAAAACATCAACCCCAGCATTACCTAAAACAAGTTCCTCTAAATCAAGTAATATTTTTTTCAATGTCGTCTTACCTTGTTTTAATTCATCGTGCTCTTCAAGCCATTTAATCGTCCATCTTTGCGCTAAGATATCTCTCAAACTTTGACCGTATGAAGGTATTTCTGGAATTTCTACAAATATATTTGGCTCCTCCTTATATAGCCGTATGATTTCATTTCCATTAGACCACACACCAATTGGGGATCCTTGCGCATTACAATAACTCTTTAATTGTTCTAATCCATCTCTCCTGTTTGGTCTTTTTACTTCAAAAATTATGTAAGGATGCTCTAAATCTTCATGAAGAACTACAATATCTGCAAACCTTGGTTCAGCAGAAGAACCAAAATATACAGGACTTTCTACACGTATTCTATCTCTTGGATAATTGTATCTATTCATTAATCTATATATCCAAAGTTGTCTTACAATTTCCTCGGGTTTGGCAATTTTATCTCTGCCCGTGATCTGACACCTAATATAAAGTCTCCCATCTTGTTCAGTAATAAGATTTTCTATAGCGTTAATTTCTTCATCGGTAAAAATAGACAACCCATGCTTCACTTCTCGTGCAGAGAAAATCCGAGATAGGAAAGATTTACCCTGTATCCCTTGCCATCTTTGATAGTTCGTCATAGTAACTATTATACACCTCGGGTGAGGAATTAGTTCCATATACGACTTTTCCTAAAAAAGCTGTAGCCCACAACATGGGCATAAAGGGAGGCAAGTAAGGTAATCCCTTCCCTTCACCACCTGCCTTATACTCTTACATACTCACAACCTCTGTAAACGATCACAAAGGGTTGTCTTATCCTACAATTTAAAATGTGAGGTAAGACAGAGGAAAGGTTTATATTTAAAACCTATGGAACAAACGACCCAAAGCTTAAAAGAGCTATACGAAAAGGATTTTTATCTGTGGGTAATGGAGAACCTCAAGCTTCTCAAAAACAAAGAGTATGACCTTGTGGATTGGGAGAACCTGTTGGAGGAAATAGAGGATATGGGGCAAAGACATTATGATGCTATGGTTAGCTATATGGCGGTAATTATGGAGCATCTGTATAAGTGGGAGAATTTTAGGTATAGTCAGGATATGGGACACGATTGGATAGAAACTATTTATACTCACAGGAGAAAGGTAGCAAGAATTTTTAGAAAACACCCATCCTTGAGAGTAAAGGCTCAGGGGAAAGAGGTCCTACAAGAAGCATGGGAAGAGGGAGTTCATGCGTTAATAGATTGGTTTAAGCTTCCACGAAACAAAGCGTTGGTTCAGTTCTATTTCAAAGGAAGAATTCCAACAGAAAGAGATTTTCCACAAGAATGTCCTTATAGCCTTGAACAAATCATGGAGTACGAACCATGGCTTGAAAAGTGAGGTTTATATTTAAACCCATACGTCGGGTGAGAAATTACCCCCATATTTGAGACTTCCAAACTATCCACTAAACGCGTACATGCAAACTTAAAAATCTACCACATAAAACGACACAGCTTCCATTTCAAAACTTTACACCTACTCTATCTTGTATAACTGTAAATCCCATTTAAGGAGGTGAAAACCATGATGCTACCAGAGCCCTTTAGGTTTCTAAGGATAGGCTGGTGGATAGTTCATATAATTGGCATTAGCCTTGTGTTCTACCTTGGACATAAGTTCGGCGGTGCAATATTTGGTTAAAGATGCCAAAGCTTACCCTCCCTCCCAGTGGGAGGGCTGTTTTATATTTTTCTAAGATACAAACTTGTGGTGATGGGTTGGGTGGGTATAAGTCCATAATTTAAACGGAGGACAGGTTCATGAAAGCTTTTATAGTAGAAGACGAGCCGATAGCGAGGGAGAGACTAAAGAGATTGTTAAAAGAGATCGGTGGCATTGACATAATCGGAGAAGCAGACAGCAAAGAAAAAGCCCTATCAGAGATAAAAGATAAAGAAATTGATGTGCTGTTTTTGGACATTAAACTTCCGGATGGTACAGGCTTAGAAATTGCAAAAGAAGTGATAGAAACGATGGAAGAGCCACCATACATAATCTTCACAACCGCTTACGGAGAGTTTGCGCTGGAAGCTTTCAAAGTAAATGCAATAGACTACCTTTTAAAGCCCTTCACAAAAGAGGACGTAGAAAAGGCGCTAAGCAAAATAAAAAGCACAAAAAGTAAAATATCAAACCTCGCAAAGATAGCAACCATTACCACCGGCACAGACATACTCATACCCGTAAAGCATCTTAGCAAAGTGGTTCTTTTAAAACCAGATGATATTTACTACATAAAAGCTGAACTTTCTGAGACGGTCATAAAGACAAAGGATAGGGAATATTTCTCCAGCAGGAAGCTTTATGAATTTGAGGAACTCTTAAAAAACAGAGGATTTTTCAGAGTTCACAGAAGCTATTTAGTAAACCTCGCAAAAATAAAAGAGATGAGGTCAGTAGAGCAGAGCAAATTTCTAATCACCTTCCAAGATATTTCAGACACCATAAAAACAAGCAGGGACGGTGCAAAACATTTAAGGGAATACCTAAACATTTGAACGTATAGGGATGGTTCAATACAAACCCAGAATCGTCATAAGCAGGTGTCTAAACATAGCACCCGTTAGATACAACGGCGGAATTATTAACGATGAATTCAGCAAAAAACTCCTTGACTATGTTGAATACATAGCAGTATGCCCGGAAGTGGATATAGGAATGCCCGTTCCAAGACCAACCGTTTTGCTTTACAAAAAAGGCGATCAAATAAGAATGATAGAGCCCAATAGCAAGAAGGATTACACGGACGAAATGCTAAAATTTTCAGAAACTTTTCTAAAGTCCCTCGGAGAAGTTGACGGCTTTTTACTAAAGGCAAAATCTCCAAGCTGTGGAGTAAAGGACACTAAACTTTATCAGGAGAACCTAAAAGGTCTGATAAATGCAAGAAGTAGCGGTCTGTTTGCCCAAAGGGCAATGGAATACTATCCGTATTTGCCCATTGAAGATGAAGGAAGATTAAACGATTATTGGATAAGAAGGGACTTTTTGACAAAGATTTTCTCACACGCAAGGTTCAGATATCTGAAAAACAACTACAAAGATATTAACGACTTACTAAAATTCCACCAAGAACACAAGTATTTACTCATGCTTTATGACCCACACACCCTAAAGCAGATGGGAAACCTTCTTGCCAACTGGA encodes the following:
- a CDS encoding N-6 DNA methylase; this translates as MTNYQRWQGIQGKSFLSRIFSAREVKHGLSIFTDEEINAIENLITEQDGRLYIRCQITGRDKIAKPEEIVRQLWIYRLMNRYNYPRDRIRVESPVYFGSSAEPRFADIVVLHEDLEHPYIIFEVKRPNRRDGLEQLKSYCNAQGSPIGVWSNGNEIIRLYKEEPNIFVEIPEIPSYGQSLRDILAQRWTIKWLEEHDELKQGKTTLKKILLDLEELVLGNAGVDVFEEVFKLIYAKLYDEWTGLNDPSYKLEFFVGDRSPAEVKRAITNLLEGAKREWPGIFEPTDRIKLRDNHLKVCVSFLEKIKLFNSNLQIIDEAFEYLIPQVSKKKEGQFFTPRPVIDMVVKMLNPKANEFVIDPACGSGGFLLHAVMWVAGGIISGKPLPENARNFAQNKIYGIDFNEKAVKIAKAINLIVGDGKSHVYKDNSLAPHTWSDETKSGLRGRLLRFPSDSVKDRENQEKFLFFDFDVLMTNPPFAGTVKERDILRLYKLAEKNGKLVDKIGRHILFLERSLQFLKPGGRMAIVLPQGLLNNTSAEYIRRFIIEEARILAVVGLHVNTFKPHTGTKTSVLFLRKYTEEEKQKIQQIRLKYEGEWEEFLENLKEKYQNLSWDSPVDEEEIPEELRSFLETYFENREEIGELPTEETEVEETDATEEKNRGKKPLAVLIQEKSELEEVLREKEEELRSAKAGRKAELKKEIKALQKKIDKLIKEISQRTLAGQISLVLNDERITEAFKKYWLDGKVMKELDYPIFFAVNEKPIKDESGEYRYKKNPDGSFVLDEHGHPVIDHDLDEIAEAFIKFAKEQLAKGDNHFDFWREKDGSI
- a CDS encoding DUF29 domain-containing protein; translated protein: MEQTTQSLKELYEKDFYLWVMENLKLLKNKEYDLVDWENLLEEIEDMGQRHYDAMVSYMAVIMEHLYKWENFRYSQDMGHDWIETIYTHRRKVARIFRKHPSLRVKAQGKEVLQEAWEEGVHALIDWFKLPRNKALVQFYFKGRIPTERDFPQECPYSLEQIMEYEPWLEK
- a CDS encoding YbgA family protein → MVQYKPRIVISRCLNIAPVRYNGGIINDEFSKKLLDYVEYIAVCPEVDIGMPVPRPTVLLYKKGDQIRMIEPNSKKDYTDEMLKFSETFLKSLGEVDGFLLKAKSPSCGVKDTKLYQENLKGLINARSSGLFAQRAMEYYPYLPIEDEGRLNDYWIRRDFLTKIFSHARFRYLKNNYKDINDLLKFHQEHKYLLMLYDPHTLKQMGNLLANWKKYGLDETMKRYANLFHRALSKKSDINKHSNVLQHIYGHLSEKISDSEKRHLLKMLDRLRKGKLQLETLLEYIKGFIYRFNDKYLQSQIYLSPFPEELI
- a CDS encoding LytR/AlgR family response regulator transcription factor, coding for MKAFIVEDEPIARERLKRLLKEIGGIDIIGEADSKEKALSEIKDKEIDVLFLDIKLPDGTGLEIAKEVIETMEEPPYIIFTTAYGEFALEAFKVNAIDYLLKPFTKEDVEKALSKIKSTKSKISNLAKIATITTGTDILIPVKHLSKVVLLKPDDIYYIKAELSETVIKTKDREYFSSRKLYEFEELLKNRGFFRVHRSYLVNLAKIKEMRSVEQSKFLITFQDISDTIKTSRDGAKHLREYLNI